One window of the Osmerus mordax isolate fOsmMor3 chromosome 2, fOsmMor3.pri, whole genome shotgun sequence genome contains the following:
- the LOC136932631 gene encoding bromodomain adjacent to zinc finger domain protein 2B isoform X3 codes for MKGLAQGTSEGKQDVHPEKTPDSQSGLSKKHRRDGPFSRCLSSQAGPLPSAAAQAAGPLFQSPRSREAQQQHTSVIQATGLAVISRALPLSSHTHRESPCVPPRASPKHSSSSSPKHNSVSSSPKPLSLCTSPKPLSVASSPKPPSLSPSPKPPTLSPSHQPTRSRTSSPKPLALAGRSRGGSKGYSDDMMSHINSFRIHPPFLSQEHFKQAFPLSLKKQDSFKNQRKMAPSSSSSSSSSSSLPPPRLSPETLASHKLTSSLHASHSNLFLANPLLIHHHQQPPNGVIHSSVQEAPLALITRPRGQSSRPPSRPLLAATSPHFSMPINLSTGTKEASAGSVSQASTSPGLAHRPRKNKTPKALHARKPLLHAPLAPSLHAPLATSLVELVRGTESDIPSSKDSDDSLGDEDEDEDDEDDSDDSLSESDSNLESDSDGSEDELKEREAPDRKLSRASATSSSSLLLNATSSSSLLNASSGLSASCSPLNLQVARPLSLAPPTTVTSAGGALAFHAPPSSSHTLTTPPGSGKRRRVTDERELRLPLEFGWQRETRIRSVAGRLQGEVAYYAPCGKKLRQYPDVMKYISRNGIADITRDNFSFSTKIKVGDFYEAREGPQGLQWSLLTEEEIVPRIIAMDGRRGRQPNPDLPGAVESPPARRRKGRSLNAGEDFPGASDAKLLRKLEAQEIARQAAQIKMMRKLEKQALARAAKEARRQQAVMAAEDRRKRKEQMKILKQQEKIKRIQQIRMEKELRAQQILEDKEMRRQQAVLLKHQERERRRQHMMLIKAMDARKKAEERERLKQEKKDEKRLNKERKLELRRLELEMAKELKKPNEDMCLADQKPLPELSRVSGLVLPGSTFSDCLMVIQFLRSFGKVLGLDVSAQVPPLSVLQEGLLNIGPAAARVQDLLVRMLSSAVCDPGLPPGHRTKTALGDHLTNVGINRDNVSEILQIFMEAHCDQQSELLPLAFSLKTRAFQAHTPAQKASILGFLVNELSCSKSVVSEIDKNIDHMTNLRKDKWFLEGNLRKLRVVHAKKTGKRDSSVGGEEGPGLGTPTPGRKRKRKAADSEEEEEEDEDSEEQGDEDEEEEEEGGGGKRGKKVETCEEEDDGDQTASVEELEKQLEKLTRQQSQIRRKLFESSHSLRSMMFGQDRYKRRYWVLPQCGGIFVEGMDSGEGPEELEKERQRSRKEVQVKEEQLEELEEKPGACSLELGSPRDTATPENQPDKDSLNLFLQKPGSFSKLSQLLEVAKMSPDSDSHSHSHGSSPAKPSTSVSSPVHASAQTTLPSSPSASASSLPGAEARLEPGSLHGAPYLSPGRQPASPQQPLLPSDQLLRVLTEKSGHWFSLLPRSPCDGSSVTSPGSTPSAPPSSSPPQPATLPRSPSALSPTPQAPSIAASPGNPTAAISPFGFTSLQQLKSGLLMGLPFCGWPSGVMSPGLAFPGSPLNPLLGAAAYQPGEGGQGNPFLAPSISTSKSESPGPLGEKPPSAPSPAVELARNQDHASPLPIPEEMLCGWWRVSDLEELRGLVKALHSRGVREKALQKQIQKHMEHMAQACARNRDVCVIDERDLDQKEVNVETVESWCVEEQAMEVDISALQQVEEMERKVTSASLQVKGWMYPEPQSEREDLVYHEHKPWSCPGPGLGPEARQEQGELGGRARRPNNPLDIAAARLAELERNIERRYLKSPLSTTIQIRVDHVGTVTVPAPAPSSSGDGEGGEEELAPGMKTWRRALSEVSSAAQLALCLQQLHRSIAWERSIMKVYCQMCRKGDNEELLLLCDGCDKGCHTYCHKPKITTIPSGDWFCPACIAKASGQFPKSKKQKSRVAAGGGGGAGAGGGAGGGAGAVKRGSSEVKRSRKTSVAGEVSEDEGASTCCGGSGTPRKGSKESKKRRGESPPTNPPSQDSPASWGKKAKMAKDNNNSKDLNLCRVLLAELEGHQDAWPFLIPVNPKSVPGYKKVIRKPMDFSTIREKLVNNLYLNLETFIIDVNLVFDNCEKFNEDNSDIGRAGHSMRRFFERRWPELLRQII; via the exons ATGaag gGTCTGGCCCAGGGCACGTCTGAGGGGAAGCAGGATGTCCACCCTGAGAAGACCCCAGACAGCCAGAGCGGGCTGTCTAAGAAGCACCGGAGAGATGGCCCCTTCTCGCGCTGCCTGTCCTCCCAGGCCGGCCCTCTCCCCTCGGCCGCGGCCCAGGCGGCGGGGCCCCTCTTCCAGAGCCCCAGGAGCAGGGaggcacagcagcagcacaccaGCGTCATCCAGGCCACGGGGCTGGCTGTCATCAGCAgagccctccctctgtcctcacacacacacagagagagcccCTGTGTGCCCCCCCGGGCCTCCCCCaagcactcctcctcctcttcacccaaACACAACTCAGTCTCTTCTTCCCCcaagcccctctccctctgcacttCACCCAAACCTCTGTCTGTTGCCTCCTCTCccaagcctccctccctctcgccctctcccaAACCGCCGacgctctccccctcacaccagcccacCAGGTCCCGTACCTCCTCCCCCAAACCCCTGGCTTTGGCGGGGCGCAGCAGGGGCGGCAGCAAGGGCTACTCTGACGACATGATGTCACACATCAACAGCTTCAGAATACACCCG CCCTTCCTCTCCCAGGAGCACTTCAAACAGGCCTTCCCTCTGTCGCTGAAGAAGCAGGACTCGTTCAAGAACCAGAGGAAGatggccccctcctcctcttcctcctcctcctcctcctcctccttacctcCCCCCAGGCTGTCTCCAGAGACCCTGGCCAGTCACAAACTGACGTCCTCACTTCACGCCAGCCACTCCAACCTGTTCCTGGCCAACCCTCTGCTgatccaccaccaccagcagcccCCCAACGGTGTGATCCACAGCTCGGTCCAGGAGGCCCCCCTGGCCCTCATCACCAGGCCCCGCGGCCAGAGCTCCAGGCCCCCCAGCAGGCCCCTGCTGGCCGCCACCAGCCCCCACTTCTCCATGCCCATCAACCTGAGCACCGGGACCAAGGAGGCATCGGCGGGTTCTGTGTCCCAGGCCTCCACCTCACCCGGCCTGGCCCACAGGCCCAGGAAGAACAAGACCCCCAAGGCTCTCCACGCCAGGAAGCCCCTCCTCcacgcccccctggccccctccctccacgccCCCCTGGCCACCTCCCTGGTGGAGCTGGTCAGGGGCACCGAGTCTGACATCCCCAGCAGCAAGGACTCGGACGACTCCTTAGGGGACGAGGAcgaagatgaggatgatgaggatgactcGGACGACAGTCTGTCGG agTCTGACAGTAATCTGGAGAGCGACTCCGACGGCTCTGAAGACGAGTTGAAGGAGCGCGAGGCCCCAGACAGGAAACTCTCCAGAGCAtccgccacctcctcctcctccttgctcctcaacgccacctcctcctcctcgctcctcaaCGCCTCCTCAGGCCTGTCGGCCAGCTGCTCCCCTCTCAACCTCCAGGTGGCCAGGCCCCTCAGCTTGGCCCCTCCCACCACGGTGACCAGCGCTGGGGGCGCCCTGGCCTTccacgcccccccctcctcgtcccaCACTCTGACCACTCCACCAG ggtcagggaagaggaggagggtgacagACGAGAGAGAGCTGCGATTACCTCTGGAGTTTGG gtggcagagagagacccGCATCAGGAGCGTGGCGGGGCGTCTCCAGGGCGAGGTGGCCTACTACGCCCCCTGTGGGAAGAAGCTGCGTCAGTACCCCGACGTCATGAAG TATATATCCAGAAATGGAATAGCTGACATCACACGTGATAATTTTAGCTTCAGTACAAAAATAAAAGTTGGTGACTTCTATGAAGCCAGAGAAGGACCTCAG GGTTTACAGTGGAGCCTGCTGACAGAGGAGGAGATCGTTCCTCGCATCATAGCGATGGACGGGAGGCGAGGCCGCCAGCCCAACCCCGACCTCCCGGGGGCGGTGGAGAGCCCCCCGGCCCGGCGCCGGAAGGGACGCTCCCTGAACGCCGGCGAGGACTTCCCAGGCGCCTCCGATGCCAAACTTCTACGCAAACTGGAAGCTCAAG AGATCGCACGACAGGCAGCTCAGATCAAGATGATGAGGAAGCTGGAGAAGCAGGCTCTGGCACGGGCAGCGAAGGAGGCCCGCCGGCAGCAGG CTGTCATGGCCgcggaggacaggaggaaacgGAAGGAGCAGATGAAGATTCTGAAGCAGCAG GAGAAGATCAAGCGCATTCAGCAAATTCGAATGGAGAAAGAACTCCGTGCACAGCAGATTCTCGAG GATAAGGAGATGCGCAGACAGCAGGCGGTTTTATTAAAGCACCAG GAGCGGGAGAGACGGCGACAGCACATGATGCTGATCAAAGCCATGGACGCTCGTAAGAAGGCAGAG GAGAGGGAGCGCCTGAAGCAGGAGAAGAAAGATGAGAAACGCTTAAACAAGGAGAGGAAACTGGAGCTCAGGAGACTGGAACTGGAGATGGCCAAGGAGCTGAAGAAACCAAACGAAGACATGTGCTTAGCGGATCAGAAG CCGCTGCCAGAGTTGTCCCGGGTCTCGGGCCTGGTGCTCCCAGGCAGCACGTTCTCAGACTGCCTCATGGTGATCCAGTTCCTGCGCAGCTTCGGCAAGGTGCTGGGCCTGGACGTGAGCGCCCAGGTGCCCCCTCTGAGCGTGCTCCAGGAGGGGCTGCTCAACATCGGCCCCGCCGCCGCCCGCGTGCAGGACCTGCTGGTGCGCATGCTCTCCTCCGCCGTGTGTGACCCGGGACTGCCCCCCGGACACCgg accaaGACGGCCCTGGGGGATCACCTGACTAACGTGGGCATCAACAGGGACAACGTGTCTGAGATCCTGCAGATCTTCATGGAGGCTCACTGTGACCAGCAGTCAGAGCTGCTGCCTCTGGCCTTCAGCCTGAAGACCAGGGCCTTCCAGGCCCACACGCCCGCCCAGAAGGCCTCCATCCTGGGCTTCCTGGTCAACGAGCTGTCCTGCAGCAAGAGCGTGGTCAG TGAGATTGACAAAAACATTGACCACATGACCAATCTGAGAAAGGACAAGTGGTTCCTCGAAGGAAATCTACGCAA ACTGAGAGTCGTCCACGCCAAGAAGACAGGGAAACGCGACAGCagcgtggggggggaggagggtccgGGCCtgggcacccccacccccggacGCAAGCGCAAGAGGAAAGCTGCtgacagtgaggaggaggaggaagaagacgaGGACAGCGAGGAGCAGGGcgacgaggacgaggaagaggaggaggagggcggcggCGGAAAGAGGGGGAAGAAGGTGGAGacctgtgaggaggag gacgACGGCGACCAGACGGCCagcgtggaggagctggagaaacaGTTAGAGAAGCTGACCAGG CAGCAGAGCCAGATCCGGAGGAAGCTGTTTGAGTCGTCCCACTCCCTGCGCTCCATGATGTTTGGCCAGGACCGCTACAAGAGGCGCTACTGGGTTCTGCCCCAGTGTGGGGGAATCTTTGTGGAGGGCATGGACAGTGGAGAAG gcccagaggagctggagaaggagaggcagaggagcaggaaggaggtgcaggtgaaggaggagcagctggaggagttggaggagaaGCCTGGAGCCTGTAGTCTGGAGCTGGGCTCCCCCAGAGACACAGCCACCCCAGAGAACCAGCCGGACAAGGACTCCCTCAACCTGTTCCTCCAGAAGCCAGGCTCCTTCTCCAAGCTCAGCCAGCTCCTGGAGGTGGCCAAGATGTCCCCGGACTCTGACAGCCACTCCCACAGCCACGGCAGCAGTCCTGCCAAACCCTCCACCTCTGTGTCCTCCCCAGTCCACGCCAGCGCTCAGACCACACTACCCAGCAGCCCCTccgcctccgcctcctccctgccGGGCGCGGAGGCCAGGCTGGAGCCAGGCTCCCTCCACGGCGCCCCCTACCTCAGCCCGGGGAGGCAGCCCGCCAGCCCCCAGCAGCCTCTGCTGCCCAGCGACCAGCTGCTCCGGGTGCTGACGGAGAAGAGTGGACACTGGTTCAGCCTGCTGCCGCGGTCGCCCTGCGACGGCTCCTCCGTCACCTCCCCTGGGTCCACCCCCtcggccccgccctcctcctcccccccacagccCGCCACCCTGCCCAGGTCCCCTTCGGCgctgtcccccaccccccaggccccctctaTAGCAGCCAGCCCCGGGAACCCCACGGCTGCTATCAGCCCTTTCGGGTTCACCTCTCTTCAG CAGTTGAAGTCTGGCCTTCTGATGGGGCTGCCGTTCTGCGGCTGGCCCAGCGGGGTGATGAGTCCTGGGCTGGCCTTCCCTGGCAGCCCCCTGAACCCCCTCCTGGGCGCCGCAGCCTACCAGcccggggaggggggacagggcaACCCCTTCCTGGCCCCCAGCATCTCCACCAGCAAGAGCGAGTCCCCAGGGCCCCTGGGAGAGAAGCCCCCCTCAGCCCCGTCTCCCGCGGTGGAGCTGGCCAGGAACCAGGACCACGCCAGCCCCCTGCCCATCCCAGAGG agatgcTGTGTGGCTGGTGGAGGGTGTCCGACCTGGAGGAGCTGCGGGGCCTGGTGAAGGCTCTTCACAGCCGGGGCGTCAGAGAGAAGGCCCTGCAGAAACAGATCCAGAAGCATATGGAGCACATGGCCCAGGCCTGCGCCAGGAACAGAGATG tgtgtgtgatagacGAGAGGGATCTGGACCAGAAGGAGGTGAACGTGGAGACTGTGgagagctggtgtgtggaggagcaggCCATGGAGGTGGACATCTCCGCCctgcagcaggtggaggagatggagaggaaggtgaCCTCCGCCAGCCTGCAGGTCAAG ggctgGATGTACCCTGAGCCCCAGTCAGAGCGGGAGGATCTGGTCTACCATGAACACAAGCCCTGGtcctgtcctggtcctggtctgggtcccGAGGCCcgccaggagcagggagagctgGGAGGCCGGGCACGGCGGCCCAACAACCCCCTAGATATAGCTGCTGCCAGGCTGGCAGAACTGGAGAGGAACATAGAGCGAAGGTACCTGAAGAGCCCCTTAAGCACCACCATTCAGATCCGTGTGGATCATGTGGGCACGGTCACTGTGCCCGCGCCCGCACCATCCAGTAGTGGTGATGGTGAAGG GGGCGAGGAGGAGCTGGCCCCGGGCATGAAGACGTGGCGCCGGGCGCTGAGCGAGGTGAGCAGCGCCGCCCagctggctctctgtctccagcAGCTGCACCGCTCCATCGCCTGGGAGAGGTCCATCATGAAGGTG TACTGCCAAATGTGTCGCAAAGGGGATAATGAGGAGCTGCTGTTGCTGTGTGACGGCTGTGACAAAGGCTGTCACACATACTGCCATAAACCTAAGATCACCACCATACCTTCCGGTGACTGGTTCTGTCCTGCTTGCATAGCGAAG GCGAGCGGCCAGTTCCCCAAGAGCAAGAAGCAGAAGAGCCGCGTagctgctgggggaggaggaggagcaggagcaggaggaggagcaggaggaggagcaggagcggTGAAGAGAGGAAGCAGCGAGGTGAAGCGGAGCAGGAAAACGTCCGTGGCGGGGGAGGTGTCTGAGGACGAGGGGGCCAGTACCTGCTGCGGGGGCAGCGGCACGCCCAGGAAAGGGAGCAAGGAAtccaagaagaggaggggggagagcccccccaccaacccccccagcCAGGACAGCCCGGCCTCCTGGGGGAAGAAAGCCAAAATGGccaaagacaacaacaacagcaaggaCCTCAACTTGTGCAG GGTGCTGCTGGCTGAGCTGGAGGGCCACCAGGATGCCTGGCCCTTCCTCATCCCCGTAAACCCCAAATCTGTCCCTGGATACAAGAAGGTGATCAGGAAACCCATGGATTTCTCCACCATCAGAGAGAAGCTGGTCAACAACCT GTACCTGAACCTGGAGACGTTTATCATAGACGTCAACCTGGTTTTTGATAATTGTGAGAAGTTCAATGAAGACAACTCTGACATTGGAAGAGCGGGCCACAGCATGAGGAGGTTCTTTGAGAGGAGATGGCCTGAGCTGCTGAGGCAGATCATCTAG